In one Tepidisphaeraceae bacterium genomic region, the following are encoded:
- a CDS encoding DUF4159 domain-containing protein: protein MTRFAARLAVIILTLGMATPSFAATPEQVDKALEKAKAFLYSKQKPDGTWEDAPQRDPKGGHHDVTGWQFGGLTAVATYALLAGGESPQEPKLQKAIAFLKNTEMLGFYAVGFRAQVWHLLPQTPDVKAAIKRDARTLMLGINKSGKAQAMYNYYLNQYKKPQDARVDHSVSQLAVLGMWSLEQTGLEVPLDYWRGVDAAWKNHQLPGGAWGYDYKSNNAEWDEPRHTMAAAGVATLFITQDYLRASSGLGCTGNVSNEHIDLGLKWVTENFKDITSGKAKNSYYALYGVERIGVASGLKYFGDVDWYTAGAERLVKSQSGAGSWTDYGGDIPGTSYGIVFLARGRAPVVMNKLEYAHVGGDPKKGGWNQRPRDVANVVRWIGKQAERDLNWQIVNLQRPAEELSDAPILYIAGSEPPDFSAEHKAKLKTYIDNGGMIVANADCGGLAFATSIRKLAAELFPLQEFRELPAEHVIYTNAQFQRSKWRTKPSIMGMSNGVREVMLLIPQADPAKQWQTQSDKGKEELFQLMANIFLYAVDKQGLQVKGLTHLVKPKPDVKADRTIKLARLEYSGNWNPEPGGWRRLANVLLNDKKTTLTVENVKLGSGNLKTYKLAHLTGTTKFTLDEAAKNEIKAFVAGGGTLIVDSAGGQGEFAASAESELREMFPAEASGLDTPLPAEHAIYSIPDAKITAVGYRPYARTRITGEMRAGRLRGMTIGGRTAVIYSPEDLSAGLVGQQVDGIIGYDPETSTAMMRNIILHANAAK, encoded by the coding sequence ATGACGAGATTTGCAGCGAGATTGGCCGTAATCATCCTAACGCTGGGCATGGCGACGCCCAGCTTTGCCGCGACACCGGAACAGGTGGACAAGGCGCTGGAGAAGGCCAAGGCGTTCCTCTATTCGAAGCAAAAGCCCGACGGCACGTGGGAGGATGCGCCGCAGCGCGATCCCAAGGGTGGCCACCACGACGTGACGGGCTGGCAGTTCGGCGGGCTGACCGCGGTCGCGACCTATGCGCTCCTGGCTGGCGGCGAAAGTCCGCAGGAGCCCAAGCTGCAAAAGGCCATAGCGTTCCTGAAGAACACGGAGATGCTTGGCTTTTACGCGGTGGGCTTTCGAGCCCAGGTCTGGCACCTGCTGCCGCAGACGCCCGACGTGAAGGCGGCCATCAAGCGCGACGCGCGGACGCTGATGCTCGGCATCAACAAGTCCGGCAAAGCGCAGGCGATGTACAACTATTACCTCAATCAATATAAGAAGCCGCAGGACGCGCGCGTCGATCACAGCGTGAGCCAGCTGGCCGTGCTGGGCATGTGGTCGCTTGAGCAGACGGGCCTGGAAGTGCCGCTCGACTACTGGCGCGGCGTGGACGCGGCGTGGAAGAACCACCAGCTGCCCGGCGGCGCATGGGGCTATGATTACAAGTCGAACAACGCCGAGTGGGACGAGCCGCGCCACACGATGGCCGCCGCCGGCGTTGCGACGCTCTTCATCACGCAGGATTACCTGCGCGCCTCGAGCGGCCTCGGTTGCACCGGCAACGTGTCGAACGAACACATCGACCTCGGCTTGAAGTGGGTCACCGAGAACTTCAAGGACATCACCAGCGGCAAGGCGAAGAACTCGTACTACGCGCTGTACGGCGTCGAGCGCATCGGCGTTGCCAGTGGGTTGAAGTACTTCGGCGACGTCGACTGGTACACCGCTGGCGCCGAACGCTTGGTGAAGAGCCAGAGCGGCGCCGGCTCGTGGACCGATTACGGTGGTGACATTCCCGGCACGTCGTACGGCATCGTGTTCCTGGCGCGCGGCCGGGCGCCGGTCGTCATGAACAAGCTGGAGTATGCCCACGTCGGTGGCGACCCCAAGAAGGGTGGCTGGAACCAGCGCCCACGCGACGTCGCCAACGTCGTCCGCTGGATCGGAAAGCAGGCCGAGCGCGACCTGAACTGGCAGATCGTCAACTTGCAGCGACCGGCCGAGGAACTGAGCGACGCGCCGATCCTCTACATCGCCGGCAGCGAACCGCCGGACTTCAGCGCCGAGCACAAGGCCAAGCTCAAGACCTACATCGATAACGGCGGCATGATCGTCGCCAATGCCGACTGCGGTGGCCTGGCCTTCGCCACCTCCATCCGCAAGCTTGCCGCCGAGCTGTTCCCCCTCCAGGAATTCCGTGAGCTGCCGGCCGAGCACGTCATCTACACCAACGCGCAGTTCCAACGCAGCAAGTGGCGCACGAAGCCCAGCATCATGGGCATGAGCAACGGCGTGCGCGAGGTGATGCTGCTGATCCCGCAGGCCGACCCCGCCAAGCAGTGGCAGACGCAGTCGGACAAGGGCAAGGAAGAACTGTTCCAGCTGATGGCCAACATCTTCCTGTACGCGGTGGACAAACAGGGCCTTCAGGTGAAGGGGCTGACGCACCTTGTGAAGCCGAAGCCCGACGTGAAGGCCGACCGTACGATCAAGCTGGCCCGGCTGGAATATTCCGGCAACTGGAATCCCGAGCCGGGCGGTTGGCGCCGTCTGGCCAACGTGCTGCTGAACGATAAGAAGACCACCTTGACGGTGGAAAACGTAAAGCTGGGCAGCGGCAACCTGAAGACCTACAAGCTGGCGCACCTGACCGGCACCACCAAGTTCACGCTGGACGAAGCGGCCAAGAACGAGATCAAGGCGTTCGTGGCCGGCGGTGGCACGCTGATCGTCGACTCGGCCGGTGGGCAGGGTGAGTTCGCGGCCAGCGCCGAAAGCGAGTTGCGCGAGATGTTCCCCGCCGAGGCCAGCGGCCTCGATACACCGCTGCCGGCCGAGCATGCGATCTACTCGATCCCGGATGCGAAGATCACGGCCGTCGGGTATCGCCCGTACGCCCGGACGCGCATCACCGGTGAGATGCGCGCCGGCCGCTTGCGCGGCATGACGATCGGTGGCCGCACCGCCGTCATCTACAGCCCAGAGGATCTGAGCGCTGGGCTGGTCGGACAACAGGTCGACGGCATCATCGGTTACGACCCAGAGACGTCGACCGCGATGATGCGCAACATCATCCTCCACGCAAACGCGGCCAAGTGA
- a CDS encoding glycosyltransferase family 39 protein translates to MEQQLTGKLPLADARDDQEDGGAASAGSLKAFLTAALLALGFFLATAPTLSMQGFAGGSEALNVETVLEMRRGGPWLIPTLRGAPRTIKPPLTAWTTAAFVPPSTVAALSTPDPAAREAAYRRLAWKVRWPTLALSCITIALIFEMGRLLGGYRIGLTAGLVAGSTIMFMRFGRVATTDVQLSLWVAAADVLLLHAILRGRWWTGCVGGGIALGLAVMSKGPVALVQSIMPVLAALAWLMWRRDRTERPIRPEYQAKRSTIAIAVTCGTLLMVFIAAAWFLWVWWITPGIVEAWVREVTREGATNLEPDPWHNYLSSLPWMFPWLIFFVVGLIMTTQAAWRGDRRQTLALSLLIVPIVVMSLFQDKPTRYLQPMLAPAAVVTAIALAGQWRAWRDQPHIDRVLSRIHYAAIAIAIVALAAGGAFGLLETTAGQPWYRPKIALPIAMVGLEVLALVMWQARRRPWVMVGGTVAIMLAMQPMFLKGYVNSVNGRSLATEVADHILSTEPDAEAVVFSPGFRRSPPIEMFIYMNRVLPVVGTLADVPASDRDVYAINVASSSDTDVIIPPPWHLDREWRWGDGRPWRTYVRPATEPATLPAAP, encoded by the coding sequence GTGGAGCAACAGCTGACCGGTAAACTCCCACTGGCCGATGCGCGCGACGACCAAGAGGACGGCGGCGCCGCATCGGCCGGTTCACTGAAGGCCTTCCTGACCGCGGCGCTGCTGGCGCTGGGGTTCTTCCTTGCGACGGCGCCCACGCTATCGATGCAAGGCTTTGCCGGTGGCAGCGAGGCGCTGAACGTCGAGACCGTGCTCGAAATGCGGCGCGGCGGGCCGTGGCTCATCCCCACGCTGCGCGGCGCGCCGCGCACCATCAAACCCCCGCTAACCGCCTGGACGACTGCCGCCTTCGTGCCCCCCAGCACCGTCGCGGCACTCAGCACGCCCGATCCCGCCGCGCGCGAGGCCGCCTATCGACGGCTGGCATGGAAGGTGCGCTGGCCGACGCTGGCGCTGTCGTGCATCACGATCGCGTTGATCTTCGAGATGGGCCGTTTGCTCGGCGGCTACCGCATCGGCCTGACCGCGGGACTGGTGGCGGGCAGCACGATCATGTTCATGCGCTTCGGCCGCGTGGCGACGACCGACGTTCAACTGTCGCTCTGGGTCGCGGCGGCCGACGTGCTGCTGCTGCACGCCATCTTGCGCGGCCGCTGGTGGACTGGCTGCGTGGGCGGCGGGATTGCCCTGGGCTTGGCCGTCATGAGCAAGGGACCCGTCGCGCTCGTGCAGTCGATCATGCCCGTGCTGGCAGCGCTGGCTTGGCTGATGTGGCGACGCGATCGAACGGAACGGCCGATCCGTCCGGAGTATCAAGCAAAACGCAGCACCATCGCAATCGCGGTGACCTGCGGCACGCTGCTCATGGTCTTCATCGCGGCGGCGTGGTTCCTCTGGGTGTGGTGGATCACGCCGGGCATCGTGGAGGCGTGGGTGCGCGAGGTGACGCGCGAGGGCGCAACAAACCTCGAGCCCGACCCGTGGCACAACTACCTGTCGTCGCTGCCGTGGATGTTCCCGTGGCTGATCTTCTTCGTCGTCGGCCTGATCATGACGACCCAAGCCGCGTGGCGCGGCGACCGCCGGCAGACGTTGGCGCTGTCGCTGTTGATCGTGCCGATCGTCGTCATGAGCTTGTTTCAGGACAAGCCCACGCGCTACCTGCAACCCATGCTCGCGCCCGCGGCCGTCGTGACGGCGATCGCGCTGGCGGGTCAGTGGCGGGCGTGGCGCGATCAGCCGCACATCGACCGCGTCCTGAGCAGGATTCACTATGCCGCGATAGCCATCGCGATCGTCGCACTGGCCGCCGGTGGGGCTTTCGGATTGCTTGAGACGACTGCCGGCCAGCCGTGGTACCGCCCTAAGATCGCGCTGCCGATTGCGATGGTGGGGCTTGAGGTTCTGGCGCTGGTCATGTGGCAGGCTCGGCGCCGGCCGTGGGTGATGGTCGGCGGCACGGTCGCGATCATGCTGGCGATGCAGCCGATGTTTCTGAAGGGATACGTCAACAGCGTCAACGGCCGTTCGCTCGCCACCGAGGTCGCCGACCACATTCTGTCCACGGAGCCCGACGCCGAAGCAGTCGTCTTCTCACCCGGCTTTCGGCGGTCGCCACCGATCGAGATGTTCATCTACATGAACCGAGTGCTGCCGGTCGTCGGCACGCTCGCCGACGTGCCCGCGAGCGACCGCGACGTCTACGCGATCAACGTCGCCTCCAGCAGCGATACAGACGTCATTATCCCCCCGCCGTGGCACCTGGACCGCGAGTGGCGCTGGGGCGACGGCCGACCGTGGCGGACGTACGTGCGACCCGCGACCGAGCCCGCGACGTTGCCCGCGGCGCCGTGA
- a CDS encoding Gfo/Idh/MocA family oxidoreductase — MAGTLKVGIAGGGWPGLRHVDGYRGAGGFKITAVADLIPERRDKLAAAAGAGVRAVDDVQALIADRSLDAISICLPTDQHVPVAIAAMKSGKHVIIEPPPAPLVRGAKQLAAAAARYDKVLLYALQRRFGGAEQAARQAMDKGYAGTPYHARAVWTRTRGVPQGTGWYTDPEKSGGGSMIDLGLPLLDLAWSMLGEPTPQSVYCVTHGRLGDLGGSVEEAAIALVRFEGGQSLELVSSWALNQPPSQNGTVCRVLGDAGALEIYTPRGPLLYRGFERGEPKETTLKLPKTTGHAALLRHFRECISGNAQPVTGAATGVMLMNIIEAIYKSAQTGKSADVKVPASESSDA, encoded by the coding sequence ATGGCGGGCACACTGAAGGTTGGCATTGCGGGCGGTGGATGGCCGGGGTTGCGGCACGTGGATGGGTACCGTGGGGCTGGTGGGTTCAAGATTACCGCGGTCGCGGACCTCATCCCCGAGCGGCGGGATAAGCTGGCGGCCGCTGCGGGCGCGGGCGTGCGGGCGGTGGACGACGTGCAGGCGTTGATCGCCGACCGGTCGCTGGACGCCATCAGCATCTGCCTGCCGACCGACCAGCATGTGCCGGTGGCGATCGCGGCGATGAAGTCGGGCAAGCACGTCATCATCGAACCCCCACCTGCGCCGCTCGTGCGCGGCGCCAAGCAACTGGCCGCCGCTGCTGCGCGGTACGATAAGGTGTTGCTGTACGCGCTGCAGCGGCGGTTCGGTGGGGCCGAACAGGCGGCCAGGCAGGCGATGGACAAGGGCTACGCCGGCACGCCTTATCATGCCCGCGCCGTCTGGACGCGCACGCGCGGCGTGCCGCAGGGCACCGGTTGGTACACCGACCCCGAAAAGTCCGGCGGTGGCTCGATGATCGACCTCGGCCTGCCCCTGCTGGACCTCGCGTGGTCGATGCTCGGCGAGCCGACGCCGCAAAGCGTCTACTGCGTCACCCACGGCCGCCTCGGCGATTTGGGCGGATCGGTCGAAGAGGCCGCGATCGCGCTGGTGCGATTTGAAGGGGGGCAAAGCCTTGAACTGGTTTCATCGTGGGCGCTGAACCAGCCCCCATCGCAAAACGGCACCGTCTGCCGCGTGCTGGGCGACGCTGGCGCGTTGGAGATCTACACGCCGCGCGGGCCGCTGTTGTATCGCGGGTTCGAACGCGGCGAGCCGAAGGAGACCACGCTCAAACTGCCGAAGACGACCGGCCACGCCGCGCTGCTGCGCCACTTCCGCGAGTGCATCTCCGGCAACGCGCAGCCCGTCACCGGCGCCGCGACCGGCGTCATGCTGATGAACATCATCGAGGCAATTTACAAGAGCGCCCAAACTGGCAAGAGCGCCGACGTGAAGGTGCCGGCGAGCGAGTCGAGCGACGCGTGA